From the Paludisphaera mucosa genome, one window contains:
- a CDS encoding aldo/keto reductase has translation MTSHNPNRRDVLQAGAAGLAAMSLGGLAGAQDVNQQGVPLRPLGKTGVKVSLLGLGGHHSTRAQDEKDSLRLIQRAVDEGVTFLDNAWDYHDGGAEERMGKALEEGKIRDKVFLMTKVCGRTAKEAQSNLDDSLRRLRTDHLDLWQFHEMNYEKDPDRVFAAEGAIEVALKAKEQGKIRFIGFTGHRDPLVHLKMLGKPYDWATVQMPLNVLDGTFRSFQKQVLPVLVERGIGAIAMKTLGGNGGIVSSVKVPVDQALRYVFSLPIATLVSGMESEAVLEQNLKIVRAFKPMAQDELAALEEKYKAAAGDGRYEGFKTTKNYDGPVHRKQQLS, from the coding sequence ATGACCTCCCACAATCCCAACCGTCGAGACGTCCTCCAGGCCGGAGCCGCCGGGCTCGCGGCGATGTCGCTCGGCGGGCTGGCCGGGGCCCAGGACGTGAACCAGCAGGGCGTGCCGCTGCGTCCCCTCGGCAAGACCGGCGTGAAGGTCTCGCTGCTGGGGCTGGGCGGCCACCACTCCACCCGCGCGCAGGACGAGAAGGACTCGCTCCGCCTGATCCAGCGGGCCGTCGACGAGGGCGTGACCTTCCTCGACAACGCCTGGGACTACCACGACGGCGGCGCCGAGGAGCGGATGGGCAAGGCGCTTGAAGAGGGTAAGATCCGCGACAAGGTCTTCCTCATGACCAAGGTCTGCGGGCGCACCGCCAAGGAAGCCCAGTCGAACCTCGACGACAGCCTCCGGCGGCTGCGGACCGACCACCTCGACCTCTGGCAGTTCCACGAGATGAACTACGAGAAGGACCCCGACCGGGTCTTCGCCGCCGAGGGGGCCATCGAGGTCGCCCTCAAGGCCAAGGAGCAGGGGAAGATCCGCTTCATCGGCTTCACCGGCCACCGCGACCCCCTGGTCCACCTCAAGATGCTGGGCAAGCCCTACGACTGGGCGACGGTGCAGATGCCGCTCAACGTCCTCGACGGCACGTTCCGCAGCTTCCAGAAGCAGGTGCTCCCCGTCCTCGTCGAGCGCGGCATCGGCGCGATCGCCATGAAGACCCTCGGCGGCAACGGCGGGATCGTCAGCAGCGTGAAGGTCCCGGTCGACCAGGCCCTCCGCTACGTCTTCTCGCTGCCGATCGCGACGCTCGTCTCGGGCATGGAGTCGGAAGCGGTCCTGGAGCAGAACCTCAAGATCGTGCGCGCCTTCAAGCCGATGGCCCAGGATGAGCTGGCCGCGCTCGAAGAGAAGTACAAGGCCGCCGCGGGCGACGGTCGGTACGAGGGCTTCAAGACCACCAAGAACTACGACGGCCCGGTCCACCGCAAGCAGCAACTGAGCTGA
- a CDS encoding DUF1501 domain-containing protein, with amino-acid sequence MPHRANHCPGPCATPPVDPLNRRDWLKRTGNGFGLLALASLLERSVKAGEAANPLAAKAGHHPAKAKRCIFLFMTGGPSQMDLYDPKPLLAKLDGRPLPPSFGKIHSQFLENDPLCLASHRKWGRYGESGMDMSDLVPHMHEHADDIALVRSCVADSVIHAPAMYQMMTGRVLMGFPSLGSWVTYGLGSESDDLPSYVVMTQPEGTPEGGAPCWGSGFLPAHHQGTLFRSGPAPIVNLKPTGGFDPARQRRVLDLLKGMNERDLDPADTELSARIASYELAYRMQSAAPEAVDVSNESERTKAMYGLDDDRTAEFGARCLLARRLVERGVRFVQLYSGGGPVAMQWDAHDDIDANHEKMCGMTDKPVSALLTDLKRRGLLDETLVVWGGEFGRTPVRQAGGRGRDHNATGFTMWMAGGGVKGGTILGQTDEIGLNQIADRAHVNDIHATILHLMGIDHRKLTYLHSGRDERLTDVGGRVLTNLIA; translated from the coding sequence ATGCCGCATCGTGCGAACCATTGTCCCGGCCCCTGCGCGACGCCGCCGGTCGACCCGCTCAACCGCCGCGACTGGCTGAAGCGGACGGGGAACGGCTTCGGGCTGCTGGCGCTGGCGTCGCTGCTGGAGCGGTCCGTGAAGGCCGGCGAGGCGGCGAATCCGCTGGCGGCGAAGGCGGGGCATCACCCGGCGAAGGCCAAGCGCTGCATCTTCCTGTTCATGACCGGCGGGCCCAGCCAGATGGACCTGTACGACCCCAAGCCGTTGCTGGCGAAGCTGGACGGCCGGCCGCTGCCGCCGAGCTTCGGCAAGATCCACAGCCAGTTCCTGGAGAACGACCCGCTCTGCCTGGCCTCGCATCGCAAGTGGGGGCGCTACGGCGAGTCGGGGATGGACATGTCCGACCTCGTGCCGCACATGCACGAGCACGCCGACGACATCGCCCTGGTCCGTTCGTGCGTGGCCGACAGCGTGATCCACGCGCCGGCGATGTACCAGATGATGACCGGCCGCGTGCTGATGGGGTTCCCGAGCCTGGGGAGCTGGGTCACCTACGGGCTCGGCTCCGAGAGCGACGACCTGCCGTCCTACGTCGTCATGACCCAGCCCGAGGGGACGCCCGAAGGCGGTGCGCCCTGCTGGGGGTCGGGCTTCCTGCCGGCCCATCACCAGGGGACCCTCTTCCGCTCGGGCCCCGCGCCGATCGTCAACCTCAAGCCCACGGGCGGCTTCGACCCGGCCCGTCAGCGTCGCGTGCTCGACCTGTTGAAAGGGATGAACGAGCGCGACCTCGATCCCGCCGACACCGAGCTTTCGGCCCGGATCGCCTCGTACGAGCTGGCGTACCGGATGCAGAGCGCCGCGCCCGAGGCGGTGGACGTCTCCAACGAGTCGGAGCGGACGAAGGCGATGTACGGGCTCGACGACGACCGGACCGCCGAGTTCGGGGCCCGCTGCCTGCTGGCGCGCCGGCTCGTCGAGCGCGGGGTGCGGTTCGTCCAGCTCTACTCGGGCGGCGGCCCCGTCGCGATGCAGTGGGACGCCCACGACGACATCGACGCCAACCACGAGAAGATGTGCGGCATGACCGACAAGCCGGTCTCCGCGCTCCTCACCGACCTCAAACGCCGGGGCCTGCTCGACGAGACCCTGGTCGTCTGGGGAGGGGAATTCGGCCGCACCCCGGTCCGCCAGGCGGGCGGGAGGGGCCGCGACCACAACGCCACCGGCTTCACCATGTGGATGGCCGGCGGCGGCGTGAAGGGCGGGACGATCCTGGGCCAGACCGACGAGATCGGCCTGAATCAGATCGCCGACCGCGCCCACGTCAACGACATCCACGCGACGATCCTCCACCTGATGGGGATCGACCATCGCAAGCTGACGTACCTGCACAGCGGCCGCGACGAACGCCTGACCGACGTCGGCGGCCGGGTCCTGACGAATCTCATCGCCTGA
- a CDS encoding Uma2 family endonuclease yields MSVELETEFQTVQDVIDQVGGVPPSRIRMKPTPGSATEADAIALHEKKRALCELVDGVLVEKGMGYVESLIAGAIYAMIRGFVRARKLGVASVADGPYLIAPGLILIPDVAFVSWERCPGGRVSRRAVAEVVPDLAVEVLSASNTRAEMDRKRQAYFDAGTSSVWMVSTHERTIAIYDRGIDEPRKYGEGDVIELQEILPGFRLSLAELFGELDEIEGVPPTP; encoded by the coding sequence ATGTCCGTCGAGTTGGAAACCGAGTTCCAGACGGTGCAGGACGTCATCGACCAGGTCGGCGGCGTCCCGCCGTCGCGCATCCGGATGAAGCCAACCCCCGGCTCGGCCACGGAGGCCGACGCGATCGCCCTCCACGAGAAGAAACGCGCCCTGTGCGAGCTGGTCGACGGGGTGTTGGTGGAGAAAGGGATGGGCTACGTCGAGTCTCTGATCGCCGGCGCGATTTATGCCATGATCCGCGGGTTCGTCAGGGCCCGGAAGCTCGGCGTCGCGTCCGTCGCGGACGGTCCCTACCTGATCGCCCCCGGCCTGATCCTGATCCCCGACGTCGCCTTCGTCAGCTGGGAGCGGTGCCCGGGCGGGCGCGTGTCGAGGCGCGCGGTCGCCGAAGTCGTCCCCGACCTGGCGGTCGAGGTCTTGAGCGCGAGCAACACCCGTGCGGAGATGGATCGCAAACGCCAGGCTTACTTCGACGCGGGGACCTCTTCCGTATGGATGGTCTCCACCCACGAACGGACCATCGCGATCTACGACCGAGGAATCGACGAGCCTCGGAAGTACGGCGAAGGCGACGTGATTGAGCTTCAAGAGATCCTGCCGGGCTTTCGCCTTTCGCTCGCGGAGTTGTTCGGCGAGCTCGACGAGATCGAAGGCGTCCCTCCGACTCCCTGA